From the Paenibacillus sp. FSL H8-0548 genome, one window contains:
- the glgD gene encoding glucose-1-phosphate adenylyltransferase subunit GlgD, with amino-acid sequence MKHKVMGVINLIHETDELELLTQGRCLATVPFGARYRLIDFVLSSMVNSGISKVAVFAHTKYRSLMDHLGSGKHWDLQHRQSGLFVLPPVTDDIQEISRGDLYHFYQQRDYFNRSSLDYVVITRSHMVCNIDFEKVIQFHLEREADITVVCKQQADLLMGRARKVKMNEEGRITDIQDHYGRMASDISSMEMYIMRKELLMELVETSLAQGQDHLVRHAIFSRLDKLKVYGYMYEGYLAVINTLSSYYRNTMNLLDPAVWNELFYQPGPIFTKVKDEPPARYLGSSKVTNSLIANGCRIEGTVTNSILFRGVHVQKGAVVSNSIVMQNGIIGENSILQHSILDKDVRVEADRDIRGAASSPFLAGKRKII; translated from the coding sequence ATGAAGCATAAAGTGATGGGCGTCATTAATTTAATTCATGAGACAGATGAGCTAGAGCTGCTCACTCAGGGGCGCTGCCTGGCAACGGTGCCATTTGGCGCTAGATATCGACTTATTGACTTTGTATTGTCCAGCATGGTCAATTCCGGCATTTCGAAGGTAGCGGTGTTTGCGCATACGAAATATCGTTCCTTAATGGACCATCTTGGATCAGGCAAGCATTGGGATTTGCAGCATCGTCAAAGCGGATTATTCGTGCTTCCGCCTGTTACGGATGATATTCAGGAAATTAGTCGCGGCGATTTGTATCATTTTTATCAGCAGCGCGATTATTTTAATCGCTCCTCCTTGGATTATGTCGTAATCACACGGAGCCATATGGTATGTAATATCGATTTTGAGAAGGTCATTCAATTTCATTTGGAACGCGAAGCAGACATTACGGTTGTTTGTAAGCAGCAGGCGGATCTGCTTATGGGCAGAGCTCGTAAGGTTAAGATGAATGAGGAAGGCCGCATTACCGATATCCAAGATCATTATGGCCGTATGGCGAGTGACATCAGTTCTATGGAAATGTACATCATGCGTAAAGAACTGTTGATGGAGCTCGTAGAAACCTCATTGGCGCAAGGCCAGGATCATCTCGTGAGACATGCGATCTTTTCAAGGCTCGACAAGCTGAAGGTGTATGGCTATATGTATGAGGGCTATTTGGCAGTCATAAATACGTTAAGCAGCTATTATCGAAACACGATGAATTTATTGGATCCAGCTGTATGGAATGAGCTGTTCTACCAGCCGGGCCCGATTTTCACTAAGGTTAAGGATGAACCACCGGCGCGATATTTAGGAAGCTCCAAGGTGACAAATTCGCTAATAGCCAATGGCTGCCGAATTGAAGGCACGGTTACGAACAGTATATTGTTCCGAGGTGTGCATGTTCAAAAAGGAGCAGTTGTCAGCAATAGCATCGTCATGCAAAACGGTATCATTGGTGAAAACAGCATACTTCAGCATAGTATTTTGGATAAGGATGTTCGCGTTGAGGCTGATCGTGATATTCGTGGGGCTGCAAGCTCGCCGTTTCTAGCCGGCAAGCGAAAAATTATATAA
- a CDS encoding glucose-1-phosphate adenylyltransferase: MGRKEMIAMLLAGGEGKRLGVLTKDLAKPAVYFGGKYRIIDFTLSNCAHSGIDTVGVLTQYQPLELNRYLGIGSPWGLDRRDGGMTILPPFMKQKGGVWYKGTANAIYQNMSFIEPYNPEYVLIISGDHIYKMDYELMLQHHKRSGADVTIAGIEVEWKEASRFGVMHIDDEDRITAFEEKPKNPTSNIASMGVYIFTWSELQKYLIYDEASRSSSHDFGKDLIPAMMRDGKRLHSYPFKGYWKDVGTIESLWEANMDLLADEPPLELSDPEWRIYSVSPNQPAQHIGANADVSASLITEGCLIEGTVDRSVLFYGVKASKDTIITESVIMPNVRIGEGARIYRAIIGEGAVIQEGVTIGSPDDDAITVIAVDQYVTNDHLLREVEHS, from the coding sequence ATGGGCCGTAAAGAAATGATCGCTATGCTGCTCGCTGGAGGCGAAGGAAAAAGGCTAGGCGTGCTTACGAAGGATTTAGCTAAACCAGCGGTCTATTTCGGAGGGAAATACAGAATTATTGATTTCACCTTAAGCAATTGTGCGCATTCGGGAATCGACACCGTCGGTGTACTAACCCAGTATCAGCCACTTGAGCTTAATCGATATCTCGGCATTGGAAGTCCTTGGGGACTAGATCGCCGTGATGGGGGAATGACGATATTGCCGCCGTTTATGAAGCAAAAGGGCGGCGTATGGTATAAAGGAACAGCGAATGCCATTTATCAAAATATGTCTTTTATTGAGCCTTATAATCCCGAATATGTTCTTATTATTTCTGGTGACCACATTTATAAAATGGATTACGAGCTCATGCTGCAGCATCATAAGCGCTCAGGTGCGGATGTAACGATCGCAGGCATTGAGGTTGAATGGAAAGAAGCAAGCCGTTTCGGTGTCATGCATATTGACGATGAGGACCGTATAACGGCATTCGAGGAAAAACCTAAAAATCCAACAAGCAATATTGCTTCGATGGGTGTTTATATTTTCACATGGTCCGAGCTTCAAAAATATTTGATCTATGACGAGGCTAGCCGCAGCTCTAGTCATGACTTTGGTAAAGATCTAATTCCAGCTATGATGCGTGACGGAAAACGACTGCATTCCTATCCATTTAAAGGTTATTGGAAGGATGTTGGTACGATTGAAAGCTTGTGGGAAGCGAATATGGATCTTCTCGCTGATGAACCGCCGCTTGAGCTCTCAGATCCGGAGTGGCGGATTTATTCGGTCAGTCCAAACCAGCCGGCACAGCATATAGGCGCTAATGCTGATGTCTCGGCATCGCTCATAACAGAAGGCTGCTTAATTGAGGGAACCGTAGATCGTTCTGTTTTGTTTTATGGCGTAAAGGCTTCAAAAGATACAATTATAACGGAGTCAGTCATCATGCCTAATGTTCGAATTGGAGAAGGTGCCCGTATATATAGAGCTATTATCGGCGAAGGAGCAGTCATTCAAGAAGGTGTAACGATTGGCAGCCCAGATGATGATGCAATAACTGTCATTGCTGTGGATCAATATGTTACTAATGACCATTTGCTGCGGGAGGTGGAGCACTCATGA
- the glgB gene encoding 1,4-alpha-glucan branching protein GlgB translates to MVQQAPNGLSHQELYLFNEGNAYHSYRFMGAHPVQMNGKNGVRFTLWAPNAAEARVIGGFNKWEGKKHVMDKVGTTGIFNLFIPYIKEGEMYKYEIITPEGHIIRKADPYAFFAERRPGTSSIVTQISGYEWEDELWLAKKHERSVYSNPMLIYEIHAGSWKIKGKEDFYTYEELAEELIPYAAEMGYTHIELMPIAEHPLDQSWGYQITGFYSVTSRYGSPKQLMRFVDKCHQAGIGVILDWVPGHFCKDDHGLRLFDGTPIFEGADAKRAEKPLWGTLSFDFGRKEVVSFLISNAIYWMELYHIDGLRVDAVANMINLHMDKPPELYTYNEIGGADNLDALRFIKKLNETVFHYYPQTLMLAEDSSAWPAVTSPTYQGGLGFNFKWNMGWMNDMLRYMTLDPPERSHHHHLITFSLLYAFSENFVLPLSHDEVVHGKRSLLNKMPGSYEEKFAQLRLFYGFWMSHPGKKLLFMGSEWGQFDEWKDGDMLDWMLLDYDMHHSMHHYVRTLNHLYLNQPSLWERERDPGCFEWIDVHNAAQSVISFIRRGNTEFSIIIANFSRNDYQNFRIGVPEHGLYRSFINSNNKQFGGMDEQPEEYYSSESVAWHGHNQSITLHLPPLAFLLFSLDQGNTL, encoded by the coding sequence ATGGTTCAACAGGCACCTAATGGATTGTCACACCAGGAATTATATTTGTTTAATGAAGGAAACGCCTATCACAGCTACCGTTTTATGGGTGCTCATCCTGTTCAAATGAACGGAAAGAATGGTGTTCGGTTCACACTATGGGCTCCGAATGCTGCTGAAGCCAGAGTCATTGGTGGTTTCAATAAGTGGGAAGGTAAGAAGCATGTCATGGATAAAGTCGGAACGACAGGCATCTTCAATCTGTTTATCCCGTATATTAAAGAAGGCGAAATGTACAAATACGAGATAATCACCCCCGAAGGGCATATTATTCGGAAGGCTGACCCTTACGCATTTTTCGCTGAACGCAGACCTGGAACCTCATCTATCGTAACTCAGATATCAGGTTATGAATGGGAAGATGAGCTTTGGCTTGCGAAGAAGCATGAACGATCTGTTTATTCAAACCCTATGTTGATTTACGAGATCCATGCTGGCTCTTGGAAGATCAAAGGGAAAGAGGATTTTTACACGTATGAAGAGCTGGCGGAGGAGCTGATTCCGTACGCAGCTGAAATGGGCTACACGCATATTGAGCTAATGCCAATAGCAGAGCATCCTTTGGATCAATCGTGGGGCTATCAAATTACCGGCTTTTATAGTGTTACCAGCCGATATGGTTCACCTAAGCAATTAATGCGGTTTGTTGACAAATGTCATCAGGCTGGCATAGGGGTTATTTTGGATTGGGTGCCAGGACATTTCTGCAAGGACGATCATGGCTTGCGACTTTTTGATGGAACGCCGATTTTTGAAGGTGCGGATGCGAAGCGTGCAGAAAAACCGCTTTGGGGAACGCTATCGTTCGATTTTGGCAGGAAAGAGGTTGTCAGTTTTCTTATTTCAAATGCGATTTATTGGATGGAGCTCTATCATATTGACGGCCTGCGTGTAGATGCTGTCGCTAACATGATTAATTTACATATGGACAAACCGCCAGAGTTGTATACGTACAATGAAATAGGCGGCGCTGATAATTTAGATGCACTGCGTTTTATCAAGAAACTCAATGAAACGGTGTTTCATTATTACCCTCAAACTCTAATGCTTGCTGAAGATTCATCTGCTTGGCCTGCGGTTACATCTCCAACCTATCAAGGCGGCCTAGGTTTCAATTTTAAATGGAATATGGGCTGGATGAACGATATGCTGCGCTACATGACATTAGATCCACCTGAACGCTCGCACCACCACCATCTCATTACATTCTCGCTCCTTTATGCTTTTTCAGAAAATTTTGTTCTACCTCTATCTCATGATGAAGTTGTACATGGCAAACGATCACTACTAAATAAAATGCCTGGAAGCTACGAAGAAAAATTTGCACAATTAAGATTGTTTTATGGCTTCTGGATGTCCCACCCCGGCAAGAAGCTCTTGTTCATGGGAAGTGAATGGGGCCAGTTTGATGAATGGAAAGACGGGGATATGCTCGATTGGATGCTGCTTGATTACGATATGCATCACAGCATGCATCATTACGTTAGAACGCTAAATCACTTGTATCTTAATCAGCCTTCCCTTTGGGAGAGAGAGCGTGATCCGGGCTGCTTCGAATGGATCGACGTTCATAATGCAGCTCAATCGGTCATTTCGTTTATCCGCCGCGGAAATACTGAATTTTCTATTATCATAGCTAATTTCTCCAGAAATGATTACCAAAACTTCCGTATCGGTGTCCCAGAGCATGGTTTATACCGCTCTTTTATAAATAGCAATAATAAGCAATTTGGCGGAATGGATGAACAACCAGAGGAATACTACAGCAGCGAAAGCGTCGCCTGGCACGGCCATAACCAAAGCATTACGCTTCACCTACCTCCCCTTGCTTTCTTGTTATTCAGCTTAGATCAGGGGAACACACTTTGA
- a CDS encoding PAS domain-containing protein encodes MSVYRQIFQNMDFPMLVIRQNNQGVSVEDANHAFVRLTGYTVKELRSEKCSLYLKRYNIDTTATVLKSEINIMTKNNRQLFTRLNQQPLPRNNQDGYTRSYVIFEDLTPYRWIQQQSEINKVLISGIVDRHQHIRLLRDSLSPLLFEADRNMTDETLLQFITETEHGSMKEVLQEATLNKQERSLTLKTTILSGVELMMSATFTPILDGFGEVLEFAFVIWDLSPINDQIDPSLKLRIWMAKKDMTAGHLSASTGISIQTISKLRNGKILKPKRLTAELIASELHLEISEIWPETRK; translated from the coding sequence TTGTCGGTTTATCGTCAAATTTTTCAAAATATGGATTTTCCCATGCTCGTTATTCGACAAAATAATCAGGGAGTTTCTGTCGAGGATGCCAATCACGCTTTTGTGCGATTAACAGGCTATACAGTCAAGGAACTTAGATCCGAAAAATGCTCTTTATATCTGAAAAGATACAATATAGATACAACTGCTACGGTTTTAAAAAGCGAAATTAATATTATGACTAAAAATAATCGACAATTATTTACACGACTAAACCAACAGCCTTTGCCCAGAAACAATCAGGATGGATACACTCGTTCCTACGTCATCTTTGAGGATTTGACTCCTTACAGATGGATACAACAGCAATCTGAAATAAACAAAGTGCTGATTAGCGGTATTGTTGACCGCCATCAGCACATTCGTTTATTACGAGACAGTTTGTCCCCACTATTGTTTGAAGCAGATCGCAATATGACAGACGAAACACTGCTGCAGTTTATTACCGAGACGGAGCACGGATCCATGAAAGAAGTGCTTCAGGAAGCCACACTCAATAAGCAGGAGAGAAGCTTGACGCTTAAAACGACGATACTTAGCGGTGTAGAGCTCATGATGTCCGCCACTTTCACTCCGATTCTTGATGGATTCGGCGAAGTGCTGGAATTTGCATTCGTCATATGGGATTTATCTCCCATTAATGATCAAATCGACCCATCATTGAAGCTCCGCATCTGGATGGCTAAGAAAGACATGACTGCTGGTCATCTCTCAGCCTCGACCGGCATTTCTATTCAAACCATTTCCAAACTGCGCAACGGAAAAATATTGAAGCCCAAAAGGTTAACAGCAGAGCTGATCGCTTCTGAGCTTCACCTCGAGATTTCTGAGATATGGCCAGAAACTAGAAAATAA
- the helD gene encoding RNA polymerase recycling motor HelD, translated as MSNLNDQLPQEQQRVKDVTTIIRSRIEEFRKQTGGMREDIVDIRRNFWDDVTLNFEDAAESAESHASMKQQAEVLSERERSYRHAEEQLKTLLKLEHSPYFGRIDLLEEGQPRTEAIYLGVGSLLDDSGDEYLIYDWRAPVSSLYYDSGPGPVQYQTPSGTISGELLLKRQFIIRDGQIRSMFDTGVTIGDELLQEVLGKQSDAQMKSIVATIQREQNRIIRNERARLLIVQGAAGSGKTSAALQRVAYLLYRYRGILNADQIVLFSPNPMFNSYVATVLPELGEQNMQQTTYQQYLEHRLGKTFALEDPFSQMEYTLAAMDEAGYEARIAGITYKSSLDFMHLIDEYAAGLAHAGLAFKAIRFKGRTLISDAAIAEQFYSFDRSISIGNRMRFTAEWMLKELTRLSKEEREQDWVQEQIELLDPEIYSKAYDELQRKNRFSGNSFDDFDAEHDYLAAMVVQEKFKKLRRKVKRLGFLDVPAIYKRLFEKNESLQERLKAGRHQLPDQWEEISEQTNSSLNNGVIYYEDATPYLYLKEKLEGFHTNTLVKHLFIDEAQDYSPFQYHYLKRIFPNCKMTVLGDLNQSIFAHAVTGNGFEPLSELYSEEETEKIVLTRSYRSTRPIVAFTSRMIDGGEQIEPFNRDGAEPTITEAADERQLIKAIEDKINQLHEADYQSIAVICKTAAESKRLHAALQVHLPKLRLIEKETVTFEKGVLVIPSYLAKGVEFDAVIISNAGEQYYGRESERKLFYTACTRAMHELHLFYTDKITAFIR; from the coding sequence ATGAGCAATCTCAACGATCAACTGCCACAAGAGCAGCAGCGAGTAAAAGATGTGACGACTATCATTCGCTCACGGATAGAAGAATTTCGTAAACAGACTGGCGGCATGCGCGAGGATATTGTCGATATAAGACGAAATTTCTGGGATGATGTAACGCTGAATTTTGAGGATGCTGCAGAATCTGCAGAATCCCATGCTAGCATGAAGCAGCAGGCAGAGGTGCTTTCAGAGCGGGAAAGAAGCTACAGGCATGCGGAGGAGCAGCTTAAAACGCTCTTAAAGCTGGAGCACTCCCCTTATTTTGGCCGAATCGATCTTTTGGAGGAAGGACAACCAAGGACAGAGGCGATTTATTTGGGAGTAGGCTCGCTGCTTGATGACAGCGGTGATGAATATTTAATTTATGATTGGAGAGCACCTGTATCCAGCCTTTATTATGATTCTGGTCCTGGACCCGTACAATATCAAACACCAAGCGGAACCATTAGCGGTGAATTGTTGTTAAAGCGGCAATTTATTATCCGTGATGGACAAATTCGCAGTATGTTTGATACAGGCGTTACGATAGGCGATGAGCTGCTGCAAGAGGTGCTTGGCAAGCAGTCGGATGCCCAAATGAAAAGCATCGTAGCTACGATACAGAGAGAACAAAATCGTATCATCCGAAATGAGCGCGCAAGATTGTTGATTGTTCAAGGTGCAGCAGGCAGTGGGAAAACGTCAGCGGCACTGCAGCGTGTAGCTTATTTATTATATCGTTATCGTGGCATTTTGAATGCTGATCAAATCGTATTGTTCTCACCTAACCCCATGTTCAACAGCTATGTGGCTACCGTATTGCCGGAGCTAGGCGAACAAAATATGCAGCAAACAACCTATCAGCAATATTTGGAGCATAGGCTCGGCAAAACTTTCGCACTTGAAGATCCGTTCTCCCAGATGGAATATACGCTGGCTGCTATGGATGAAGCGGGATATGAAGCCAGAATTGCGGGAATTACGTACAAATCAAGCTTGGATTTTATGCATCTCATTGACGAATACGCGGCCGGGCTTGCTCATGCTGGGCTTGCTTTTAAAGCAATTAGGTTTAAAGGGCGTACACTTATTTCGGATGCGGCAATAGCTGAACAATTTTATAGTTTTGATCGTTCCATTTCGATTGGAAATCGGATGCGCTTCACAGCGGAGTGGATGCTGAAGGAGTTAACAAGATTAAGCAAAGAGGAACGTGAGCAGGATTGGGTGCAAGAGCAAATTGAGCTGCTTGATCCGGAAATATACTCGAAGGCCTATGATGAGCTGCAGCGTAAAAATCGTTTTTCAGGCAATTCTTTTGATGATTTCGATGCAGAGCATGATTATTTAGCCGCGATGGTGGTGCAGGAAAAATTCAAAAAACTGCGCAGAAAAGTAAAGCGTTTAGGTTTTTTGGATGTGCCAGCAATCTATAAGCGGTTGTTTGAGAAAAATGAGTCTTTGCAGGAGCGGTTGAAGGCTGGCCGCCATCAGCTTCCGGATCAGTGGGAGGAAATAAGCGAGCAGACGAATTCATCACTGAATAATGGTGTTATTTATTATGAAGATGCAACGCCGTATTTATATCTGAAAGAAAAGCTCGAGGGCTTTCATACCAATACGCTCGTTAAGCATCTGTTCATCGATGAGGCTCAGGATTACTCGCCATTCCAATATCATTACCTCAAACGGATTTTTCCGAATTGTAAAATGACTGTGCTAGGTGATTTGAATCAATCTATTTTTGCGCATGCAGTAACTGGCAACGGCTTTGAGCCGCTATCAGAGCTTTATAGTGAAGAGGAAACAGAGAAGATTGTTCTAACTAGAAGCTATCGCTCGACTCGTCCGATCGTTGCTTTTACGAGTCGCATGATCGATGGGGGGGAGCAAATTGAGCCTTTTAATCGCGATGGCGCCGAGCCGACAATAACAGAGGCAGCAGACGAGCGGCAGCTTATTAAAGCCATTGAGGATAAAATAAACCAATTGCATGAAGCGGACTATCAATCGATAGCTGTCATTTGCAAAACCGCTGCTGAGAGCAAGCGACTGCATGCGGCTTTGCAAGTTCATTTGCCAAAGCTTCGTTTAATTGAGAAAGAAACAGTCACCTTCGAAAAAGGGGTACTTGTTATTCCTTCATATTTGGCGAAGGGCGTTGAATTCGATGCAGTTATCATCAGCAATGCAGGCGAGCAATATTACGGACGGGAAAGTGAAAGAAAACTATTTTATACGGCTTGTACAAGAGCGATGCATGAGCTTCATTTATTTTATACCGATAAAATCACTGCCTTTATTCGATAG
- a CDS encoding queuosine precursor transporter gives MFNLWFGAIFMLVHFSFFLISYRFFGRIGIYAWIGMATVLANIQVVKTVDIHAFGVVIAITLGNTMYGTIYLASDLLNEKYGEKAAKKAVWFGFFTLIASTIIMQMALQFNPHNEPFPLEVQGAMETLFGLLPRIALGSLCAYFVSQFLDVKIYSLLKRLFPAHNQLWIRNNGSTMVSQLVDTLIFCTIAFAGAPGYGSKLWLSIFLSTYVIKFIVSLCSTPFLYAARNFTFTNDKEAANS, from the coding sequence ATGTTTAATTTGTGGTTCGGCGCGATTTTTATGCTCGTGCATTTTTCTTTTTTTCTTATTTCATATCGTTTTTTTGGACGGATCGGCATTTATGCTTGGATAGGCATGGCCACTGTGCTTGCTAATATTCAAGTCGTCAAAACAGTTGACATTCATGCCTTCGGCGTCGTTATCGCCATAACGCTAGGTAACACAATGTATGGCACCATTTATTTGGCATCAGACCTTTTAAATGAAAAGTACGGAGAGAAAGCTGCTAAAAAAGCCGTATGGTTCGGCTTCTTTACACTTATTGCCTCAACCATTATTATGCAAATGGCGCTCCAGTTTAATCCACATAATGAACCATTTCCTTTAGAGGTACAAGGAGCAATGGAGACTTTGTTCGGATTGTTGCCTCGTATTGCTCTAGGGAGCCTGTGTGCTTATTTCGTGAGTCAATTTCTTGACGTTAAAATTTACTCCTTATTAAAGCGTTTATTTCCAGCGCATAATCAGCTGTGGATTCGGAATAATGGAAGCACAATGGTAAGTCAGCTTGTTGATACGCTCATATTTTGCACCATTGCGTTCGCTGGTGCGCCTGGATATGGTAGCAAGCTATGGCTATCCATTTTCTTGTCGACTTATGTCATTAAATTTATCGTTTCCCTGTGTTCTACACCCTTCTTATATGCCGCCAGAAACTTTACATTTACGAATGATAAGGAAGCAGCAAATAGCTAA
- a CDS encoding ABC transporter ATP-binding protein, which translates to MIIDIQHVSWDRNDKKILQDISWTVQSGEHWCLLGLNGSGKTTLLNMINGYIWPTEGSMSILGKKFGEFDLRELRKSIGWVSTSLQQKLYGSETALKIVLSGKFATIGLYDFTNNEDIRQAEALMKSLGCTALMDRTYDTLSQGERQRVLIARALMAAPKLLILDEPCTGLDVFAREQLLQMIAAVAAEKEAPTIIYVTHHVEEILPCFTKTLLIKEGEVFAAMDTSETLTSALMSDFFAVPVEIQRRDGRNWLSVNGELWN; encoded by the coding sequence GTGATTATAGATATTCAACATGTGTCATGGGATAGAAATGACAAAAAAATTTTGCAGGATATAAGCTGGACCGTTCAAAGCGGGGAGCATTGGTGCCTGCTGGGTCTTAATGGATCTGGAAAAACGACATTATTGAATATGATAAATGGTTATATATGGCCTACGGAAGGCAGTATGTCTATACTGGGAAAAAAATTCGGTGAATTTGATCTAAGGGAGCTCCGTAAAAGCATCGGCTGGGTCAGTACATCGCTGCAACAGAAGCTTTATGGAAGTGAAACAGCACTTAAGATTGTTCTAAGTGGAAAGTTTGCTACCATTGGATTGTATGACTTCACGAATAATGAAGACATTAGGCAGGCTGAAGCCTTGATGAAGTCGCTGGGCTGTACCGCTTTAATGGATCGGACCTATGATACCTTATCGCAAGGCGAGCGGCAGCGTGTCCTGATTGCACGAGCTTTGATGGCAGCTCCCAAGCTGCTTATTTTAGACGAGCCGTGCACAGGGCTTGATGTGTTTGCACGCGAGCAGCTGCTGCAAATGATTGCCGCTGTGGCAGCAGAGAAGGAAGCACCTACAATTATATATGTAACTCACCATGTAGAGGAGATTTTACCGTGCTTTACAAAAACCCTTCTCATTAAGGAAGGAGAGGTTTTCGCAGCCATGGACACCTCTGAAACACTCACATCTGCACTGATGAGTGATTTTTTCGCAGTTCCGGTGGAAATACAACGTCGCGATGGGCGGAACTGGTTATCTGTTAACGGGGAATTATGGAATTAG
- a CDS encoding GTP pyrophosphokinase family protein, with protein MKTNQLKQWAHFFLTYKFALDAVETKLNILNEEFQFIHDYNPIEHMKTRIKTPESVMQKLQRKGLEITLEDAKQHIRDIAGVRVICSFSTDIYQIVDMISKQSDVKVVELKDYVIKPKPNGYQSIHLLIEIPVFLTDRTENVLVEIQIRTIAMDFWASLEHKIYYKFNEQIPPHIQQQLKGSADMIHLLDREMLALNVEVQKHREQSLK; from the coding sequence ATGAAAACCAATCAGCTAAAACAATGGGCTCATTTTTTTCTAACTTATAAATTTGCGCTTGATGCCGTAGAAACAAAACTTAACATTTTAAATGAAGAATTTCAATTTATTCACGATTATAACCCGATCGAGCATATGAAGACTAGAATTAAAACACCAGAGAGCGTCATGCAAAAGCTTCAACGCAAGGGACTCGAAATAACGCTTGAGGATGCTAAACAGCATATACGTGATATCGCAGGCGTACGTGTCATTTGCTCCTTCTCCACAGATATTTATCAAATCGTTGACATGATCAGCAAGCAAAGCGATGTCAAGGTTGTCGAGCTTAAGGACTATGTAATCAAACCAAAACCAAATGGCTATCAGAGTATTCATCTACTCATTGAAATCCCAGTGTTTTTAACGGACCGGACAGAGAATGTACTTGTCGAAATCCAAATTCGGACCATTGCAATGGATTTTTGGGCAAGCCTTGAGCATAAAATTTATTATAAGTTCAATGAACAAATTCCACCGCATATCCAACAGCAGCTCAAAGGTTCTGCCGATATGATCCATCTGCTTGATCGCGAAATGCTTGCCTTGAATGTTGAGGTGCAGAAGCATCGTGAGCAATCGTTGAAATAG
- a CDS encoding DUF1540 domain-containing protein, whose translation MPKGVSCSVANCNFWKEGNNCGANAITIEIDQHADAHFNEEFAEAELGELHQDHAEQSKSTCCLTFKPKE comes from the coding sequence ATGCCAAAAGGCGTAAGTTGTAGTGTAGCCAACTGTAACTTCTGGAAGGAAGGCAACAATTGCGGTGCAAATGCAATAACAATTGAGATTGATCAGCATGCAGATGCACATTTTAATGAGGAGTTTGCCGAAGCTGAGCTTGGAGAACTTCATCAGGATCATGCTGAGCAATCCAAATCAACTTGCTGCCTTACCTTTAAACCGAAGGAGTGA
- a CDS encoding YpuI family protein, producing MPNANVKSLTETTREKLKDAVSQIEPFLNNNALLQLAGDDAGEETQLFYKGLLSDLRHLLVFSEVSVEKLGVLLRRPNFDIEYAERVLYEAYHQCVSAFYYPKNECYSEDGRYAYTGQDAIRFRFKPSRDSRDIILSVSKIYEELRDELAYYENDYMTQRRMQAQK from the coding sequence ATGCCAAATGCTAATGTTAAATCACTTACAGAAACAACTCGTGAAAAACTAAAGGATGCGGTTAGTCAGATCGAACCGTTTCTGAATAACAATGCTCTACTCCAATTAGCTGGAGATGATGCTGGAGAAGAAACCCAGCTATTTTACAAGGGGCTTTTATCTGATTTGAGACATTTATTGGTGTTTTCTGAAGTGTCAGTTGAAAAGCTGGGGGTATTGCTCAGACGGCCCAATTTTGATATTGAATATGCAGAACGTGTGCTTTATGAGGCTTATCATCAATGTGTAAGTGCGTTCTATTATCCGAAGAATGAATGTTATTCTGAAGACGGCCGTTATGCCTATACAGGTCAAGATGCGATTCGCTTCCGCTTCAAGCCAAGCCGTGATTCACGTGACATAATACTTAGTGTTTCAAAAATATACGAAGAGCTGCGTGATGAGTTGGCTTATTACGAAAACGACTACATGACGCAGCGTCGCATGCAAGCGCAAAAATAA